The following coding sequences lie in one Nitratireductor mangrovi genomic window:
- a CDS encoding phasin, whose protein sequence is MSKAAKSAETIEFPTFDPSQATDQFRSLAEKGLEQSKEAYAKFKAGAEEAQKTLETSFETIKKAGDEVSLKTIAAMRANAEAGFSHLEALVGAKSLSEVIELQTSFVRKNVDMAVDQAKEIQAVSSKAVEDVSKPVKTAFDKAMQDLKVA, encoded by the coding sequence ATGAGCAAAGCCGCGAAATCCGCAGAAACCATCGAATTCCCGACCTTTGACCCGAGCCAGGCGACGGACCAGTTCCGCAGCCTCGCCGAGAAGGGCCTGGAGCAGTCCAAGGAAGCCTATGCCAAGTTCAAGGCCGGCGCCGAGGAAGCCCAGAAGACGCTTGAGACCAGCTTCGAGACCATCAAGAAGGCCGGCGACGAAGTGTCGCTCAAGACCATCGCCGCCATGCGCGCCAACGCCGAGGCCGGCTTCAGCCACCTCGAGGCGCTGGTTGGCGCCAAGAGCCTGTCGGAAGTGATCGAGCTGCAGACCTCGTTCGTCCGCAAGAATGTCGACATGGCCGTCGACCAGGCCAAGGAAATCCAGGCGGTGTCGTCCAAGGCCGTCGAGGACGTTTCCAAGCCGGTCAAGACCGCCTTCGACAAGGCGATGCAGGACCTCAAGGTCGCCTGA
- a CDS encoding Fe(3+) ABC transporter substrate-binding protein, with amino-acid sequence MATLAMPAQADGEVNIYSYRQPDLIKPLLDAFTEKTGVTTNVLFLDKGLEEKIEAEGANSPADLIFTVDIGRLSNAKAKGITQAVENETVNANIPAQYRDSEGHWFGLTTRGRVVYASKDRVEQDTITYEELADPKWKGKICIRSGQHVYNLALFASMVAHHGEAEAEKWLTGLKNNLARKPDGNDRAQAKAIFAGECDLGIGNTYYVGLMQNNEKEPEQKDWANAMKVLFPNSGDRGTHVNISGMALAKHSPNKDNALKLMEFLASPEGQEIYAEQVFEYPIAPGSEASDIVKGFGEIKPDTLPLEEIAKNRKTASELVDKTGFQDGPAS; translated from the coding sequence ATGGCCACCCTTGCCATGCCCGCTCAGGCCGACGGCGAGGTCAATATCTATTCCTATCGTCAGCCTGACCTGATCAAACCGCTGCTCGATGCCTTCACCGAGAAGACCGGCGTGACCACCAATGTGCTCTTCCTGGACAAGGGGCTGGAGGAAAAGATCGAGGCCGAGGGCGCCAATTCGCCAGCGGACCTGATCTTCACCGTCGACATCGGCCGCCTTTCCAACGCCAAGGCGAAGGGGATCACCCAGGCGGTCGAGAACGAGACCGTCAACGCCAACATTCCCGCGCAGTACCGCGATTCGGAAGGCCACTGGTTCGGCCTGACCACCCGCGGTCGCGTGGTCTATGCGTCCAAGGATCGCGTCGAGCAGGACACGATCACGTATGAGGAACTCGCCGATCCCAAGTGGAAGGGCAAGATTTGCATCCGCAGCGGCCAGCACGTTTACAATTTGGCTCTCTTCGCTTCGATGGTCGCTCATCATGGCGAGGCCGAGGCCGAGAAATGGCTGACCGGGCTGAAGAACAATCTGGCGCGCAAGCCCGACGGCAATGACCGCGCACAGGCCAAGGCGATCTTCGCCGGCGAATGCGACCTCGGCATCGGCAACACCTATTATGTCGGTCTGATGCAGAACAACGAGAAGGAGCCCGAGCAGAAGGACTGGGCCAATGCCATGAAGGTGCTGTTCCCCAATTCCGGCGATCGTGGCACCCATGTCAACATTTCCGGCATGGCGCTGGCCAAGCATTCGCCGAACAAGGACAATGCCCTCAAGCTGATGGAATTCCTCGCCAGCCCCGAAGGTCAGGAAATCTACGCCGAGCAGGTGTTCGAATACCCGATCGCGCCCGGTTCGGAAGCCTCCGACATCGTGAAGGGCTTCGGCGAGATCAAGCCCGACACGCTGCCGCTGGAAGAAATCGCCAAGAACCGCAAGACGGCATCGGAACTGGTCGACAAGACCGGCTTCCAGGATGGCCCGGCAAGCTGA
- a CDS encoding ABC transporter permease: MSAESAPVFALAETAPPALRERYLGATLAAGLIAAVVLLPIAVVVGIALSGSGEDWPHLVSNVLPQSTGTTFVLLAMVAAGSASIGVTSAWLVVAYDFPLRRVLAWALVLPLAVPPYLAAYAFGEFFLFTGPVQTLWRALFGFQTARDYWFPDIRSTTGAAIVLSSVLFPYVYLTVRVVFIMQGRNIADVARTLGASPSRVLFKILLPVARPAIIAGTALVLMETLNDIGAVEYLGVRTLTFSVFTTWLNRGSLEGAAQIAMVMLVIVLGLLWAERWARRHRRFHGARSTHMKAHPPRVRLRGVRAGLATVAVVAPVLTGFGVPAYVFAGYASRRLEQLAEPALFDAFLTSVVTAGSAAVVTVLAALALVNATRLSRSAAVGALARLASSGYAMPGTILGLGLLFSLSRIDNVVDALAREHLGFSTGLLFTGSAAAVVLACSVRFLALAEGAIHSGLEKLPPHIDEAARSLGHAPGATARKVLIPLLKPALFTAAVLVFVDTVKELSATILLRPFGFSTLATHVYENASRGVVEDGALAALLIILTALVPVVLLSRALMRDAEATL, encoded by the coding sequence GTGAGCGCCGAAAGCGCGCCTGTGTTCGCCTTGGCTGAGACCGCGCCGCCCGCCCTTCGCGAGCGCTACCTCGGGGCAACCCTCGCGGCCGGCCTGATCGCGGCCGTCGTGCTGTTGCCGATCGCCGTCGTGGTCGGGATCGCGCTCTCCGGCAGCGGCGAAGACTGGCCGCATCTGGTCAGCAACGTCCTTCCGCAATCGACGGGCACGACCTTCGTCCTGCTGGCCATGGTCGCGGCCGGTTCGGCCTCGATCGGGGTGACCAGCGCCTGGCTCGTGGTGGCCTACGATTTTCCGTTGCGCCGCGTCCTGGCCTGGGCACTCGTCCTGCCGCTGGCGGTCCCCCCCTACCTCGCGGCTTATGCGTTCGGCGAGTTTTTCCTGTTCACCGGCCCCGTCCAGACCCTGTGGCGCGCGCTGTTCGGCTTCCAGACCGCCCGCGACTACTGGTTTCCAGACATCCGCAGCACCACCGGCGCGGCGATCGTGCTGTCCTCGGTGCTGTTCCCCTATGTCTATCTGACGGTGCGCGTGGTCTTCATCATGCAGGGCCGCAACATCGCCGACGTGGCGAGGACGCTCGGCGCCTCGCCTTCCCGGGTGCTGTTCAAAATCCTGCTCCCCGTTGCCCGGCCGGCCATCATCGCCGGCACGGCGCTCGTGCTGATGGAAACGCTCAACGACATCGGCGCCGTCGAATATCTCGGGGTGCGCACGCTGACCTTCTCCGTCTTCACCACCTGGCTCAATCGCGGCAGCCTGGAAGGCGCGGCCCAGATCGCCATGGTCATGCTCGTGATCGTGCTCGGCCTGCTCTGGGCCGAACGCTGGGCACGACGCCACCGGCGCTTCCACGGCGCGCGCTCCACCCACATGAAGGCGCACCCGCCGCGCGTCAGGCTGAGGGGTGTCAGGGCCGGCCTCGCGACCGTCGCGGTCGTGGCGCCGGTCCTCACCGGCTTCGGCGTTCCGGCCTACGTCTTTGCAGGCTACGCCTCGCGGCGGCTGGAACAACTCGCCGAGCCTGCCCTGTTCGACGCCTTCCTCACCAGCGTGGTGACGGCCGGCAGTGCGGCGGTCGTCACCGTTTTGGCCGCGCTGGCGCTCGTCAACGCAACACGGCTCTCCCGTTCGGCGGCGGTCGGCGCGCTGGCGCGGCTGGCGTCCAGCGGATACGCCATGCCCGGCACGATCCTCGGCCTCGGCCTGCTGTTTTCACTGAGCCGGATCGACAATGTCGTCGACGCGCTGGCGCGGGAACATCTCGGCTTTTCGACCGGGCTGCTGTTCACCGGCAGCGCCGCGGCGGTGGTGCTGGCCTGTTCGGTACGGTTCCTGGCGCTGGCTGAAGGCGCCATCCATTCCGGCCTCGAAAAGCTGCCCCCGCATATCGACGAGGCGGCGCGCAGCCTTGGCCACGCGCCGGGCGCTACCGCCCGCAAGGTGCTGATCCCACTTCTGAAGCCGGCGCTCTTCACCGCCGCCGTTCTGGTCTTTGTCGACACCGTGAAGGAACTGTCGGCGACGATCCTGCTGCGGCCGTTCGGCTTCTCCACCCTCGCCACGCATGTCTACGAGAACGCTTCGCGCGGCGTGGTCGAGGATGGAGCGCTCGCCGCCCTGCTGATCATCTTGACCGCGCTCGTGCCGGTGGTGCTGCTGTCGCGGGCGCTGATGCGCGACGCCGAAGCCACTCTTTGA
- the xseA gene encoding exodeoxyribonuclease VII large subunit, translating to MNDSPTNAAEFTVSEISGALKRTVEDAFGNVRVRGEISGYRGPHSSGHAYFALKDERARLEAVIWRGTFARLKIRPEEGMEVIAQGRLTTYPGSSKYQIVIDSLEPAGAGALMALLEERRRKLAAEGLFDDQRKKRLPYLPRVIGVVTSPTGAVIRDILHRIADRYPLHVIVWPVRVQGETTGAEVASAVAGFNALPPDGAIARPDLIIVARGGGSLEDLWGFNDEDAVRAVAASDIPVISAVGHETDWTLIDHAADTRAPTPTGAAELAVPVRAELEATLASLSARLSGAVSRNGERKRQALRAAARALPSVDQLLGLPRRRFDEAASRLSRGLSVNVENKKLRLGGLRLAPATLERRLGEARRHVSRAATRLPAAHQNVLRDHRARLAAPVARLRPEPLAARLGGARDMLANAGRRADRAIAASGEGRRRTLAQATRLLETISYKSVLARGFALVTDAKGLPVKRAADLGAGDQVALQFADAAANAVIVGGDGAAERKPRKVAEKPVPAGQGSLF from the coding sequence ATGAACGATTCTCCCACCAATGCGGCGGAATTCACCGTCTCGGAAATCTCCGGCGCGCTGAAGCGCACGGTCGAGGACGCGTTTGGCAATGTGCGCGTGCGCGGCGAGATTTCCGGCTATCGCGGCCCGCATTCCTCCGGCCACGCCTATTTCGCGCTGAAGGACGAGCGCGCGCGGCTCGAGGCGGTGATCTGGCGCGGCACCTTCGCCAGACTGAAGATTCGCCCCGAGGAAGGCATGGAGGTGATCGCGCAGGGGCGGCTCACCACCTATCCCGGCTCGTCGAAGTACCAGATCGTCATCGACAGCCTGGAGCCGGCCGGCGCCGGCGCGCTGATGGCGCTGCTGGAAGAACGCCGCCGCAAGCTGGCGGCCGAAGGCCTTTTCGACGACCAGCGCAAGAAAAGGCTGCCCTACCTGCCGCGCGTCATCGGCGTCGTCACCTCGCCGACCGGCGCCGTCATCCGCGATATCCTGCACCGCATCGCCGACCGCTATCCGCTGCACGTGATCGTGTGGCCGGTGCGCGTCCAGGGCGAGACCACCGGCGCCGAAGTCGCCAGCGCGGTTGCCGGCTTCAACGCCCTGCCGCCGGACGGGGCGATCGCCCGGCCGGATCTCATCATCGTGGCGCGCGGCGGCGGCAGCCTCGAGGACCTCTGGGGCTTCAACGACGAGGACGCGGTGCGCGCGGTCGCCGCATCCGACATTCCGGTGATTTCGGCCGTCGGCCACGAAACCGACTGGACCCTGATCGACCATGCCGCCGACACGCGCGCGCCGACCCCGACCGGGGCGGCCGAACTCGCGGTCCCGGTGCGGGCCGAACTCGAGGCGACGCTGGCCAGCCTCTCGGCGCGGCTTTCCGGCGCGGTGTCACGCAATGGCGAACGCAAGCGCCAGGCGCTGCGGGCGGCGGCACGCGCCCTGCCCTCAGTCGACCAGCTGCTCGGCCTGCCCCGCCGCCGCTTCGACGAGGCGGCAAGCCGGCTGTCGCGCGGGCTCAGCGTCAATGTGGAGAACAAGAAGCTGCGGCTTGGCGGCCTGCGGCTTGCGCCGGCGACGCTTGAACGGCGCCTCGGAGAGGCGCGGCGCCACGTTTCGCGCGCCGCAACCCGGCTGCCGGCCGCGCATCAGAACGTGCTGCGCGATCACCGCGCACGGCTGGCGGCCCCGGTGGCGCGGCTGCGGCCGGAACCGCTTGCCGCGCGGCTCGGCGGCGCGCGCGACATGCTCGCCAATGCCGGCCGCCGCGCCGACCGCGCCATCGCCGCCTCCGGCGAAGGACGGCGGCGGACGCTGGCGCAGGCGACAAGGCTTCTTGAGACGATCTCCTACAAATCGGTGCTGGCGCGCGGCTTCGCGCTGGTCACCGATGCCAAGGGGCTGCCGGTCAAGCGCGCCGCCGATCTTGGCGCCGGAGACCAGGTCGCGCTGCAGTTTGCCGATGCGGCCGCCAATGCCGTGATCGTCGGCGGCGACGGGGCGGCCGAGCGCAAGCCGCGCAAGGTGGCCGAGAAGCCCGTGCCGGCCGGCCAGGGCTCGCTTTTCTAG
- a CDS encoding histidine kinase dimerization/phospho-acceptor domain-containing protein yields MRMASSEYSFIDIAVLDEVRTRFAAGDALAILSTDLDAVIWANGPGAQLFGYPDIEAIMGAAAGLSVAQRRQIAATPGFPDIGRDRPLMLRLARGASSHAVGFYASSVELPDGERAILLAAPAPAAAARDPVEIARRAVSGFTEAGYFAALVGEGGRLIAAAPGFETLDIAVDTVARLVSEVARERDRLVKRRISAGGREIPAGIARLADDPPTHLLVVVADAAAPEAAEAGGEPDAESASDNTETPAATGPVQADAAVAPETARTGTDAIATTDAADDGAGDQAVRPKDAGNGNGRTHVDRWYFDNEQPPASKTVAADEAREPAPTLADFAGAQPVRFVWRTDAGGRISVIAEEFARSVRMRPDELVGRPFADIAVSLGLDPDGVIAGLLARRDTWSGKTVSWPVAGTAIRVPVDLAALPVYGRDRGFEGFRGFGIARLTDAEAGKEPAAPDDAGTAEHVEADERPTSGAQEAAAANEPRAETTDDGSVTEAPGKVVTLASRRGKGAERTLSSNEHDAFREIGSQLRAAATEGTAEADDAERQRPADNDDRRGDETGSREETAAAADAPEEAETSDETKDLPPRLDAPAADEAAPEALAEDESVPQDGKADAPTPPAAHDEPLADAAGAAEERVEARPAPVEPRLAPAMEAGRTHDGGPLFVAPMATNRPDEPTDTNESETGLAKDGDSIPSADDDRSAPTAIEDRNEHGEPAADERAADASAESEDRHSDDRDGEDLADSEADRVISLPSAFAAAGAEDGFRNLGVPVLARLPIAVLVHSGDVLHFGNDAFWELTGYRSLDELDEAGGLGALFVEPYEDEETHEPVGRGTVVRTRDGREFAVRAHLQSIPWARRKALLLAITPAEVDQPKPEPEAIAETAALSADARVAEMRSILDTATDGVVLIAEDGKIRSLNGSAEALFGCESAQMAGKPFTSLFAVESQRAARDYLQGLSDNGVASVLNDGREVIGRESQGRFIPLFMTIGRLPSGGFCAVLRDITQWKRAEEELTKARAMAERSSSQKTDFLARVSHEIRTPLNAIIGFSELILDEKFGPIGNERYRDYLRDINRSGNHVLDLVNDLLDISKIEAGEQEMAYEAVSLNDALGEIVAMMQPQANRERVIIRSSYASRLPDVVADMRSIRQIALNLLSNAVRFTPPGGQVIVSTSYEASGDVFLRVRDTGVGMSSAEIDQALKPFKQINSLKRKRTDGTGLGLPLTKAMVEANRARFSIHSTPGEGTLVEICFPSTRVLAD; encoded by the coding sequence ATGCGTATGGCGTCCAGCGAATATTCGTTCATCGACATTGCCGTCCTTGACGAGGTCCGCACCCGGTTTGCCGCCGGAGATGCGCTGGCGATCCTGTCGACCGACCTCGACGCAGTGATCTGGGCCAACGGGCCTGGCGCTCAGTTGTTCGGCTATCCCGACATAGAAGCGATCATGGGCGCGGCGGCGGGCCTTTCCGTGGCCCAGCGCCGCCAGATCGCGGCAACGCCCGGCTTTCCCGATATCGGCCGCGACCGGCCGCTGATGCTGCGTCTGGCGCGCGGCGCGTCGAGCCATGCGGTGGGCTTTTATGCCAGCAGCGTCGAACTGCCCGATGGCGAGCGCGCGATCCTGCTCGCCGCGCCGGCGCCCGCGGCCGCCGCACGCGATCCGGTCGAGATCGCCCGCCGCGCCGTCTCGGGCTTCACCGAGGCCGGCTATTTCGCCGCGCTGGTCGGCGAAGGCGGCCGGCTGATCGCGGCCGCCCCCGGCTTCGAGACGCTCGACATCGCAGTCGACACCGTCGCCCGGCTGGTGAGCGAGGTCGCCCGCGAACGGGACCGCCTCGTCAAGCGCCGCATCTCCGCCGGCGGCAGGGAAATCCCGGCCGGTATCGCCCGGCTTGCCGACGATCCGCCGACGCATCTGCTGGTGGTGGTGGCCGACGCGGCAGCACCCGAAGCGGCCGAGGCTGGCGGCGAACCCGACGCTGAATCCGCCTCCGACAATACAGAGACCCCGGCTGCCACCGGCCCGGTGCAGGCAGACGCGGCCGTCGCTCCGGAGACCGCCCGTACCGGGACGGACGCAATCGCGACCACGGACGCAGCCGACGATGGCGCCGGCGATCAGGCGGTAAGGCCGAAAGACGCTGGCAACGGCAATGGCCGCACTCATGTCGACCGCTGGTATTTCGACAACGAGCAGCCTCCCGCGAGCAAAACCGTCGCTGCCGACGAAGCCAGGGAACCCGCTCCGACACTGGCCGATTTCGCCGGCGCGCAGCCGGTCCGCTTCGTCTGGCGCACCGACGCTGGCGGCCGCATCAGCGTCATCGCGGAAGAGTTCGCCAGGTCCGTGCGCATGAGGCCGGACGAACTGGTCGGCCGGCCCTTCGCCGACATCGCCGTAAGCCTTGGCCTCGACCCCGACGGCGTCATCGCCGGGCTGCTGGCGCGCCGCGACACCTGGTCGGGAAAGACCGTTTCCTGGCCGGTGGCGGGGACCGCCATCCGCGTGCCGGTCGACCTTGCCGCGCTGCCGGTCTATGGCCGCGACCGCGGCTTCGAGGGCTTTCGCGGCTTTGGAATTGCACGCCTGACCGACGCCGAGGCCGGCAAGGAGCCGGCCGCGCCTGATGATGCCGGGACAGCCGAGCATGTGGAAGCCGACGAGCGCCCGACGAGCGGCGCGCAGGAAGCAGCCGCGGCAAACGAGCCCCGGGCAGAGACGACCGATGACGGGTCCGTAACCGAAGCGCCGGGCAAGGTGGTCACGCTCGCCTCGCGCAGGGGCAAGGGAGCCGAACGGACGCTGTCGTCGAACGAGCACGACGCCTTTCGCGAGATCGGTTCGCAATTGCGGGCCGCCGCGACCGAAGGAACCGCCGAGGCCGACGACGCCGAACGCCAGCGCCCCGCCGACAATGACGATCGTCGTGGCGACGAGACCGGTTCGCGCGAGGAGACGGCCGCGGCCGCCGACGCCCCTGAGGAAGCAGAGACCTCCGACGAGACCAAGGATCTGCCTCCCCGACTCGATGCTCCCGCCGCCGACGAGGCGGCGCCGGAGGCCCTCGCGGAGGACGAATCGGTCCCGCAGGATGGCAAAGCCGACGCGCCGACGCCTCCAGCGGCACATGACGAACCGCTTGCCGACGCAGCGGGCGCAGCTGAGGAGCGCGTCGAGGCGAGGCCGGCCCCGGTCGAGCCGCGCCTCGCTCCGGCCATGGAGGCCGGCAGGACACATGATGGCGGCCCGTTGTTTGTCGCCCCGATGGCGACGAACCGCCCTGACGAGCCCACGGACACGAATGAGAGCGAGACGGGATTGGCAAAGGACGGTGATTCTATCCCGTCCGCCGACGACGACCGTTCAGCGCCGACGGCCATTGAGGATCGCAACGAGCATGGCGAGCCTGCGGCGGACGAACGCGCTGCCGATGCCAGCGCGGAAAGCGAAGATCGGCACAGCGATGACCGCGACGGCGAGGACCTCGCCGACAGCGAAGCCGACCGCGTGATCAGCCTGCCCTCGGCCTTTGCCGCGGCGGGTGCCGAAGACGGGTTCCGCAATCTCGGTGTGCCGGTGCTGGCCAGGCTGCCGATAGCCGTTCTGGTGCATTCGGGCGACGTCCTGCATTTCGGCAATGATGCCTTCTGGGAACTCACCGGCTATCGCTCGCTCGACGAGTTGGACGAGGCCGGCGGTCTCGGCGCGCTGTTCGTCGAGCCCTACGAGGATGAGGAAACCCACGAGCCGGTCGGACGTGGCACGGTGGTGCGGACGCGCGACGGCCGCGAATTCGCGGTACGGGCGCATTTGCAGTCGATCCCGTGGGCAAGGCGCAAGGCGCTGCTGCTGGCCATTACGCCGGCCGAGGTGGACCAACCGAAACCGGAGCCGGAAGCGATTGCGGAGACGGCGGCATTGAGCGCCGACGCCCGCGTCGCCGAAATGCGCTCGATCCTCGACACGGCGACCGACGGCGTGGTGCTGATTGCCGAGGACGGGAAGATACGCTCGCTCAACGGCTCGGCCGAAGCCCTGTTCGGCTGCGAGAGCGCCCAGATGGCCGGAAAGCCGTTCACCTCGCTGTTCGCAGTCGAGAGCCAGCGGGCGGCGCGCGACTATCTCCAGGGCCTTTCCGACAATGGCGTTGCGAGCGTCCTCAATGACGGGCGTGAGGTGATCGGCCGCGAATCGCAGGGCCGGTTCATCCCGCTGTTCATGACCATCGGCCGCCTGCCCTCCGGCGGCTTCTGCGCGGTCTTGCGCGACATCACCCAGTGGAAGCGCGCCGAGGAGGAACTGACCAAGGCGCGGGCGATGGCCGAGCGCTCCTCCTCCCAGAAGACCGACTTCCTGGCCAGGGTGAGCCACGAGATCCGCACGCCGCTCAACGCCATCATCGGCTTTTCCGAACTCATCCTCGACGAGAAGTTCGGCCCGATCGGCAACGAGCGCTATCGCGACTATCTTCGCGACATCAACCGCTCCGGCAACCATGTGCTCGACCTCGTCAACGATCTGCTCGACATCTCCAAGATCGAGGCCGGCGAGCAGGAGATGGCCTACGAGGCGGTGTCCCTGAACGACGCCTTGGGCGAAATCGTCGCCATGATGCAGCCGCAGGCCAATCGCGAGCGTGTCATCATCCGCTCGAGCTACGCCTCGCGGTTGCCGGACGTGGTGGCGGACATGCGCAGCATCCGCCAGATCGCGCTCAACCTGCTGTCCAACGCGGTGCGCTTCACGCCGCCGGGCGGGCAGGTCATCGTCTCGACATCCTATGAAGCCAGCGGCGACGTGTTCTTGCGGGTGCGCGACACCGGCGTCGGCATGTCGTCGGCCGAGATCGACCAAGCACTGAAACCGTTCAAGCAGATCAATTCGTTGAAGCGCAAGCGCACGGACGGCACCGGGCTCGGCCTGCCGCTGACGAAGGCGATGGTCGAAGCCAATCGCGCCCGGTTCTCCATCCACTCGACGCCCGGAGAGGGAACGCTGGTCGAGATCTGCTTCCCGTCGACACGCGTCCTGGCCGACTGA
- a CDS encoding DUF1127 domain-containing protein, translating into MSIIRNYRNWRRYRHAVGELSRLSDRELDDIGITRAEIPLVARKTV; encoded by the coding sequence GTGAGCATCATCCGCAACTACCGCAACTGGCGACGCTATCGTCACGCCGTCGGCGAGTTGAGCCGCCTGTCGGACCGCGAGCTCGACGATATCGGCATCACCCGCGCCGAGATCCCGCTCGTCGCGCGCAAGACGGTCTGA